In one Haemophilus parainfluenzae genomic region, the following are encoded:
- a CDS encoding ABC transporter substrate-binding protein — MQKKSTIRLILAVLLLTFGITTQAEIKTIKDVLGREVNVDVPVKNAVLGFYYPDYIAVTGVENFKYVKGISREFWEKFNPGSWALFSEKMPELKNIADIGNVNTGTFSTEKTLALKPDVLILAEWQYQTIGSELPKLEQAGVPIIVVDFNAQSVERHTQSAKIFGQLAGTEERANKIADEYAQGITDIQKRVKEANLPKPKIYVEFGNKGPSEYSFTFGKNMWGAIAETVGGDNVSAPFVENWGPINPEQLLAAQPEVIMISGTEMGHETNDEMMAMGININEQDAQKRLKGFLTRAGWQDLPAVKNHRVYGIYHTASRSLSDLAAAQFMAKALYPKLFEDIDPQKTFMDFHKNYLPIIPSGTFFIKLKD; from the coding sequence ATGCAAAAAAAATCAACAATTCGTTTAATTTTGGCCGTTCTATTACTGACTTTTGGTATCACTACTCAAGCAGAAATAAAAACAATCAAAGATGTATTAGGACGAGAAGTTAACGTTGATGTGCCCGTAAAAAATGCCGTGTTAGGCTTTTACTATCCTGATTACATTGCTGTTACGGGTGTTGAAAATTTTAAATATGTTAAAGGTATCTCACGTGAATTTTGGGAAAAATTTAATCCAGGAAGTTGGGCATTGTTTTCTGAAAAAATGCCTGAACTCAAAAATATTGCTGATATTGGTAATGTAAATACAGGAACTTTCTCAACCGAAAAAACCTTGGCATTAAAACCTGATGTATTGATTCTTGCAGAATGGCAATATCAAACTATTGGTTCCGAACTACCAAAGTTAGAACAAGCTGGCGTTCCAATTATTGTTGTCGATTTTAATGCTCAAAGTGTAGAACGACACACCCAAAGCGCAAAGATTTTTGGGCAACTTGCAGGTACCGAAGAACGAGCAAATAAAATTGCAGATGAATATGCTCAAGGCATTACTGATATTCAAAAACGTGTAAAAGAGGCTAACCTACCTAAACCTAAAATCTATGTAGAATTTGGCAATAAAGGTCCTAGTGAATATAGCTTTACCTTTGGTAAAAATATGTGGGGTGCTATTGCTGAAACTGTTGGCGGGGATAACGTAAGCGCGCCTTTTGTCGAAAATTGGGGACCAATTAATCCAGAACAACTTCTTGCCGCACAACCTGAAGTTATTATGATTTCTGGCACAGAAATGGGGCATGAAACTAACGATGAAATGATGGCGATGGGAATAAACATCAATGAACAGGATGCACAAAAACGCCTAAAAGGTTTCTTAACCCGTGCAGGGTGGCAAGATTTACCTGCAGTTAAAAACCACCGTGTTTACGGTATTTATCATACGGCTTCTCGCTCACTAAGTGATCTAGCAGCCGCTCAATTTATGGCAAAAGCACTTTACCCAAAACTTTTTGAAGACATAGACCCACAAAAAACCTTTATGGATTTCCATAAAAACTATTTGCCTATCATACCTAGTGGTACATTTTTTATTAAATTGAAAGATTAA
- a CDS encoding cysteine ABC transporter substrate-binding protein: MKKTFKTLTALFATATLAFGLTACNDKEPAKDGAKTVSSLEQIQKDGKVRIGVFSDKPPFGYVDAQGKSQGFDVEIGKAIGKDLLGDENKVEFVLVDAANRAEYLLSKKVDIILANFTVTPARKEVVDFANPYMKVALGVVSKDGSVITDLEQLKGKTLIVDKGTTADIFFTKNYPDVKLLKFEQNTETFEALRDGRGDALSNDNTFLFAWAKQNPGYTVGVKNFGDQDVIAPAVRKDAPELLNWLNNEIQTLGKDGRLKQAYEKTLLPVYGDTVSESDIVVEYK, translated from the coding sequence ATGAAGAAAACATTTAAAACATTGACCGCACTTTTCGCCACAGCTACATTAGCATTTGGCTTAACCGCGTGTAATGATAAAGAACCGGCTAAAGACGGAGCAAAAACGGTTTCAAGCCTTGAGCAAATACAAAAAGATGGCAAAGTGCGCATTGGTGTATTTAGCGATAAACCACCATTTGGTTATGTAGATGCGCAAGGTAAAAGCCAAGGCTTTGATGTCGAAATTGGTAAAGCGATCGGTAAAGATTTATTAGGTGACGAAAACAAAGTGGAATTTGTTTTAGTGGATGCCGCAAACCGTGCTGAATACTTACTTTCTAAGAAAGTTGATATCATTCTCGCCAACTTCACTGTAACACCAGCTCGTAAAGAAGTGGTAGATTTTGCGAATCCATATATGAAAGTGGCACTCGGTGTCGTATCAAAAGATGGCTCAGTCATTACTGATCTTGAACAATTAAAAGGCAAAACCTTGATCGTGGATAAAGGCACTACTGCTGATATTTTCTTCACCAAAAACTATCCAGATGTGAAGTTATTGAAATTCGAACAAAATACCGAAACCTTTGAAGCCTTACGTGATGGCCGTGGTGATGCATTATCTAATGACAATACCTTCTTATTCGCTTGGGCAAAACAAAATCCAGGTTATACCGTGGGCGTAAAAAACTTTGGCGATCAAGATGTTATTGCACCAGCTGTTCGCAAAGATGCACCTGAATTGTTAAATTGGTTAAATAACGAAATCCAAACCTTAGGCAAAGATGGGCGTTTAAAACAAGCTTATGAAAAAACCTTATTGCCAGTTTATGGTGATACCGTCAGCGAAAGCGATATCGTGGTTGAATATAAATAA
- a CDS encoding amino acid ABC transporter ATP-binding protein has product MALLEIKNLVKNYGDVEALKGINLSIEKGEVVVILGPSGCGKSTFLRCLNGLEEIKRGQILLQNAGELGKDIPWVKARQRIGMVFQSYELFAHLSVIDNILLGPLKVQKRDRAEAEKQADELLKRVGLYDRKNAYPRELSGGQKQRIAIVRSLCMNPEIILFDEVTAALDPEMVREVLDVILGLAKDGMTMLIVTHEMNFARQVANRIVFMDKGQIIEQAKPEDFFTNPTTDRAKTFLNILNYEPRGTNYEENI; this is encoded by the coding sequence ATGGCGTTATTAGAAATTAAAAACCTCGTCAAAAATTACGGTGATGTAGAAGCACTCAAAGGCATCAATCTTTCTATAGAGAAAGGCGAAGTTGTCGTTATTTTAGGTCCATCGGGTTGTGGTAAAAGTACTTTTTTACGCTGCCTAAATGGGCTAGAGGAAATAAAGCGCGGTCAGATTTTGCTGCAAAATGCAGGCGAATTAGGCAAAGACATTCCTTGGGTCAAAGCGCGCCAACGCATTGGGATGGTATTCCAAAGTTATGAACTATTCGCTCATTTATCAGTGATTGACAATATTTTACTTGGCCCTTTAAAAGTACAAAAACGCGATCGCGCAGAAGCTGAAAAACAAGCCGATGAGTTACTTAAACGTGTAGGTCTATATGACCGAAAAAATGCTTATCCGCGAGAATTATCAGGTGGGCAAAAACAGCGAATTGCTATTGTGCGTTCACTATGCATGAACCCTGAAATTATTCTGTTCGATGAAGTAACCGCTGCCCTTGACCCTGAAATGGTACGTGAAGTACTTGATGTAATTTTAGGCCTCGCTAAAGACGGTATGACGATGCTCATCGTTACCCACGAAATGAACTTCGCCCGCCAAGTAGCCAATCGCATTGTGTTTATGGATAAAGGGCAAATTATTGAACAAGCAAAACCGGAAGATTTCTTCACGAATCCAACCACGGATCGTGCGAAAACATTCTTAAATATCTTAAATTATGAACCGAGAGGGACAAACTATGAAGAAAACATTTAA
- a CDS encoding amino acid ABC transporter permease — translation MGLELLFQGSNIERLLNGLWVTAEIAFVSVFFACILGVIFGVIMTSRNPIIKAICRFYLEFVRIIPLLALLFLAYFGLAKWFDIHLDGISVCILVFIFWGTAEMGDLVRGALTSIEKHQVESAYALGLTPFQTFVYILLPQSLKRVTPSAINLFTRMVKTSSLAMLIGVVEVIKVGQQIIEHSLFSNQSAALWIYGVIFGLYFVICYPLSLFSRYLETRWES, via the coding sequence ATGGGGCTTGAGTTATTATTCCAAGGCAGCAACATTGAACGCTTGCTCAACGGTTTATGGGTAACGGCTGAAATTGCATTCGTTTCTGTCTTCTTCGCCTGTATTTTAGGTGTGATTTTTGGCGTAATCATGACAAGCAGAAATCCCATTATCAAAGCCATTTGTCGCTTTTATTTAGAATTTGTACGCATCATTCCATTATTAGCGTTACTTTTTCTCGCTTATTTCGGTTTAGCAAAATGGTTTGATATTCACTTAGATGGCATTTCTGTATGTATTTTGGTGTTTATTTTCTGGGGAACAGCAGAAATGGGCGATTTAGTGCGTGGTGCATTAACTTCCATTGAAAAACATCAAGTGGAATCCGCCTACGCTTTAGGTTTAACGCCGTTTCAAACCTTTGTGTATATTTTACTTCCGCAAAGTTTAAAACGTGTGACACCAAGTGCTATTAACCTCTTTACTCGCATGGTAAAAACCAGCTCTTTGGCGATGTTAATTGGTGTAGTCGAAGTGATTAAAGTCGGTCAACAAATTATCGAGCATTCATTATTTAGTAATCAATCGGCGGCGCTTTGGATTTACGGTGTCATTTTCGGTTTATATTTTGTGATTTGTTACCCGCTATCCTTATTTTCCCGTTATTTAGAAACCCGTTGGGAAAGTTAA
- a CDS encoding amino acid ABC transporter permease, which produces MNWDYILSVTPRFIHATLMTLHLAFWGILLSLVIGVICAVITTYKVKSLTWLVKGYIELSRNTPLLIQVFFLYFGLSKIGLKLDGFTCGIIGLAFLGGSYMAEAFRGGLEAVSKGQIESALSIGLTPYQAFRYVIFPQAFAIATPAIGANCLFLMKETSVISAVAVAELMFVAKEVIGLDYKTNEALFLLVVFYLIILLPMSLFISYLERRTRRAKYGA; this is translated from the coding sequence ATGAATTGGGATTATATTTTAAGTGTCACACCACGTTTTATTCATGCCACGCTGATGACGCTTCATCTCGCCTTTTGGGGCATTTTATTGTCGCTGGTGATTGGTGTGATTTGTGCGGTGATTACCACCTACAAAGTCAAATCATTAACTTGGCTAGTAAAAGGCTATATTGAGCTTTCTCGTAATACGCCTTTATTAATTCAAGTATTTTTTCTCTATTTTGGGCTGTCTAAAATTGGCCTGAAATTAGATGGTTTTACTTGCGGCATTATCGGCCTGGCATTTTTAGGTGGAAGCTATATGGCAGAAGCCTTTCGTGGTGGTTTGGAAGCGGTATCAAAAGGACAAATTGAATCAGCCTTAAGTATCGGCCTAACTCCTTATCAAGCTTTTCGCTATGTCATTTTCCCACAAGCCTTTGCGATTGCGACACCTGCAATTGGCGCAAATTGCTTATTCTTAATGAAAGAAACCTCAGTGATCAGTGCCGTTGCTGTTGCTGAACTCATGTTTGTCGCAAAAGAAGTCATCGGGCTCGATTACAAAACCAATGAAGCCTTATTTTTATTAGTGGTGTTTTATTTGATCATTCTATTACCGATGTCTCTTTTCATCAGTTACTTAGAACGCCGTACTCGGAGAGCAAAATATGGGGCTTGA
- a CDS encoding heme biosynthesis protein HemY — protein sequence MFRVLFLMIALLAGLIAGPYLSGQQGYVRVETANTVYEMSLTTLVILFVVTLAVIYSLEWLVTRFFRLSSNTYNWFSRRKRVKAQRQTLEGLMKMNEGDYAKAEKLIGKNAKHSAEPVLNLIKAAEAAQQRGDEFSANRYLIEATELAGSDNLVVEIARTRILLQQNKLPAARSSVDSLLEMSDRNKEVLKLAAEIYSRSKAYQALDEILDLIEGSGLFSAEEFKALQQETENGLLDEKMNEEGVEGLLAWWEAQPRRRRNDLELKTALIQRLIDCNDHESAYEFTLEIMKKLGDNTPISPELCTQITRLQAEDNSKLLKLVEKRAKRADESQRCCLNRALGYLYVRNNDFAKAAEAFKEVTACPTQLQPNDVMMASYVFEQAGDKEAAEKIRQDSLKSAMSIQDKPAEQQTEPKTDEEPTALIAKRD from the coding sequence ATGTTTAGAGTTCTCTTTTTAATGATCGCCTTACTTGCCGGATTGATTGCAGGGCCTTACCTCTCCGGTCAGCAAGGTTATGTCAGAGTTGAAACGGCAAACACCGTATATGAAATGTCACTCACCACATTAGTGATTCTCTTTGTGGTCACGCTTGCAGTGATTTATTCGTTAGAGTGGTTGGTGACCCGTTTCTTCCGCTTAAGTAGCAATACCTATAACTGGTTCTCTCGCCGTAAACGTGTGAAAGCACAGCGTCAAACCCTTGAAGGCTTGATGAAGATGAATGAAGGCGATTATGCCAAAGCAGAAAAACTGATTGGTAAAAATGCGAAACATTCTGCAGAGCCAGTATTAAATCTGATTAAAGCGGCTGAAGCTGCACAGCAACGCGGTGATGAATTCAGCGCAAACCGTTATTTAATTGAGGCGACTGAACTTGCAGGTTCAGATAACCTAGTTGTCGAAATTGCTCGCACCCGTATTTTATTACAACAAAATAAATTACCGGCTGCGCGCAGTTCCGTTGACAGTTTGCTTGAAATGTCAGATCGCAACAAAGAAGTATTAAAACTTGCTGCTGAAATTTATAGCCGCTCCAAAGCTTATCAAGCTTTAGATGAAATCTTAGATTTAATCGAAGGTTCAGGCTTATTCTCAGCAGAAGAATTTAAAGCGCTTCAACAAGAAACAGAAAATGGCTTGTTAGATGAAAAAATGAATGAAGAAGGCGTTGAAGGTCTGCTTGCATGGTGGGAAGCTCAACCACGCCGTCGTCGCAATGACTTAGAGTTAAAAACAGCTTTAATTCAGCGTTTAATTGATTGTAACGATCATGAGTCAGCTTATGAATTCACGCTTGAAATCATGAAAAAATTGGGTGATAACACCCCAATTAGTCCTGAACTTTGCACGCAAATCACTCGTTTACAAGCAGAAGATAACAGCAAACTGCTCAAACTAGTGGAAAAACGTGCAAAACGTGCGGATGAAAGCCAACGTTGTTGTCTCAATCGTGCATTAGGCTATCTTTATGTGCGTAATAATGACTTCGCTAAAGCAGCAGAAGCATTTAAAGAAGTTACTGCTTGCCCAACCCAGCTCCAACCAAATGATGTCATGATGGCGTCTTATGTATTCGAACAAGCTGGTGACAAAGAAGCTGCAGAAAAAATTCGTCAGGACAGTTTAAAATCAGCCATGTCTATTCAAGACAAACCAGCTGAACAGCAGACTGAACCAAAAACAGATGAAGAACCAACCGCACTTATCGCAAAACGTGATTAA
- a CDS encoding uroporphyrinogen-III C-methyltransferase — translation MAKEKLTPETTDEIQETDAVEIQTEDREPVAPRTQTVVKKSGTGLSLLAILIALGVGGAGYYFGQQQVDEFQQKLTALEAQINNKTVVSAPAQEVKFDTTQLAQLESANKATQNKIAQVEELINAKSHELVGLQSQINKVSAQANAQQPTDWLFSEADFLLNNALRKLVLDNDVDTAVSLLKLADETLAKVNNSQSAAIRSAINQDLKQLLSVAGVDQNAVMQKLSQLANTVDELPVLDVNFGDDQNATKLSDSLSDWAENAEKSATSFLNHFIRISPKHGADRKELLAPNQDIYLRENIRLRLQLAIMAVPRQQNELYKQSLEAVASWIRSYFDTNAEVTQSFLKSVDELSEVSIYVDVPSQLQSLSMLDKYLNRTPLDVQKVEIEAEKAVDNSPRKEEVKPAPEAKAEEPKAEEKPAEAPAAQPATEPQQ, via the coding sequence ATGGCGAAAGAGAAATTAACCCCTGAAACGACAGATGAAATCCAAGAAACAGATGCAGTGGAAATTCAAACTGAAGATCGCGAGCCTGTTGCGCCACGTACACAAACCGTTGTGAAGAAAAGTGGTACTGGATTAAGTTTATTGGCTATTCTCATTGCACTTGGCGTGGGTGGTGCAGGTTATTATTTTGGCCAACAACAGGTGGATGAATTCCAACAAAAATTGACCGCACTTGAAGCTCAAATCAATAATAAAACCGTGGTTTCAGCACCTGCTCAAGAAGTAAAATTTGATACTACACAGCTTGCTCAGTTAGAGTCTGCGAATAAAGCAACGCAAAACAAAATTGCGCAAGTAGAAGAGCTAATCAATGCCAAATCACATGAGTTAGTTGGCTTACAATCACAAATCAATAAAGTGAGCGCACAAGCTAATGCTCAACAGCCTACTGATTGGTTATTCTCAGAAGCAGATTTCTTGCTCAACAATGCATTGCGTAAATTAGTGTTAGATAATGATGTGGATACAGCGGTTTCACTCTTAAAACTCGCTGATGAAACTCTTGCTAAAGTGAATAACTCACAATCAGCAGCTATTCGTAGTGCAATCAATCAAGATCTGAAACAACTTCTCTCCGTAGCTGGCGTGGATCAAAATGCGGTCATGCAAAAATTATCGCAATTAGCCAATACGGTTGATGAATTACCGGTATTAGATGTGAATTTCGGTGATGATCAAAATGCAACAAAATTATCTGATTCCCTGTCTGACTGGGCGGAAAATGCAGAAAAAAGTGCAACCTCATTCCTAAATCACTTTATTCGTATTTCACCGAAACATGGTGCGGATCGCAAAGAATTATTAGCGCCAAACCAAGATATCTATTTGCGTGAAAACATTCGTTTACGCTTACAATTAGCGATTATGGCAGTGCCTCGTCAGCAAAACGAACTTTATAAACAATCTTTAGAAGCTGTTGCATCTTGGATTCGTAGTTATTTTGATACCAATGCTGAAGTGACTCAAAGTTTCTTAAAATCAGTGGATGAATTATCTGAAGTATCCATCTATGTGGATGTGCCAAGCCAATTACAAAGCTTAAGTATGCTTGATAAGTACTTAAATCGTACACCTTTAGATGTGCAGAAAGTGGAAATTGAAGCAGAAAAAGCGGTTGATAATTCACCAAGAAAAGAAGAAGTAAAACCAGCACCTGAAGCGAAAGCGGAAGAGCCAAAAGCTGAAGAAAAACCCGCTGAAGCACCAGCTGCACAACCGGCAACTGAACCCCAACAATAA
- a CDS encoding uroporphyrinogen-III synthase, with protein MAVLVTRPDERGKALVDQLNQAGVVALHLPLLSIEAGAELAQLPTKLNQLKSGDYVFLVSKSTVDFADKTLKDIGFSWRQDLQYFTVGHRTAQHFSCQTECTVRYPITSENTEGVLNLPQMAKLTDKNLLILRGNGGRELLREQTTLRGATVETVECYQRTPISYNNEEQTSICIRSGVQTLVVTSLEILQALIKFVPENEQNWLKNCCLVTVSQRIADVAIQQGWHNVVVSAGADNQSLLNTLLNEVTPLSH; from the coding sequence ATGGCCGTACTAGTTACTCGCCCGGATGAACGAGGAAAAGCCCTAGTTGACCAGCTGAATCAAGCCGGTGTGGTTGCCTTGCATTTGCCTTTACTTTCTATTGAAGCGGGTGCTGAGTTGGCTCAATTACCGACGAAACTTAATCAGCTAAAAAGTGGTGATTATGTGTTTTTGGTTTCAAAAAGTACTGTCGATTTTGCGGATAAAACCCTGAAAGATATTGGCTTTAGCTGGCGTCAAGATTTACAATACTTTACAGTTGGACATAGAACGGCGCAGCATTTTTCCTGTCAAACTGAATGTACTGTTCGCTATCCAATCACGTCGGAAAATACTGAAGGTGTATTAAATTTACCGCAAATGGCAAAATTAACAGATAAAAACTTGTTAATTTTACGTGGCAACGGTGGACGAGAATTACTACGTGAACAGACCACACTACGCGGTGCAACTGTTGAGACAGTCGAATGTTACCAACGCACGCCGATTAGTTATAATAACGAAGAGCAAACCAGTATTTGTATTCGTTCTGGTGTGCAAACCCTTGTGGTCACAAGCCTTGAAATTTTGCAGGCGTTAATCAAATTTGTGCCTGAAAATGAACAAAATTGGCTAAAAAATTGCTGTTTAGTCACGGTAAGTCAACGCATTGCGGATGTCGCAATACAACAAGGTTGGCATAATGTGGTGGTTTCCGCTGGTGCGGACAATCAAAGTTTACTTAATACCTTACTTAATGAAGTAACTCCCCTTTCTCACTAA
- the hemC gene encoding hydroxymethylbilane synthase: MAALKTLKIATRQSPLALWQANFVKDQLEKFHPTLSVELVPMVTKGDVILDSPLAKIGGKGLFVKELENALLEKRADIAVHSMKDVPMEFPEGLGLSVICKREDPRDAFVSNTYRSLDELPQDAIVGTSSLRRQCQLKQLRPDLDIRSLRGNVGTRLSKLDNGEYDAIILASAGLIRLGLAERIASFIEVEQSLPAAGQGAVGIECRVDDEEVKALLAPLSDATTTTCVLAERAMNTRLQGGCQVPIGGYAIEQDGEVFLRALVGETDGSAIIRAEGKSAVENAEALGVTIAEQLLAQGADKILAKIYSA, from the coding sequence ATGGCAGCACTTAAAACCTTAAAAATTGCGACCCGTCAAAGCCCTTTAGCGCTTTGGCAGGCGAATTTTGTAAAAGATCAATTAGAAAAATTTCACCCAACACTTTCTGTTGAATTAGTTCCGATGGTGACAAAAGGTGATGTAATCTTAGATTCTCCTTTAGCTAAAATTGGTGGAAAAGGCTTATTTGTTAAAGAGTTAGAAAACGCTTTACTTGAAAAACGTGCTGATATTGCCGTCCATTCAATGAAAGATGTGCCTATGGAATTTCCTGAAGGTCTAGGCTTAAGTGTGATCTGTAAACGTGAGGATCCACGTGATGCTTTCGTGTCTAATACATACCGTTCATTAGATGAATTGCCACAAGATGCTATTGTTGGAACATCAAGCTTGCGTCGTCAATGCCAATTAAAACAATTACGCCCTGATCTTGATATCCGCTCCTTACGTGGCAATGTAGGAACCCGATTAAGTAAATTAGACAATGGCGAATACGATGCCATTATTTTAGCCTCAGCTGGCTTAATTCGTTTAGGGCTAGCGGAACGTATTGCCTCATTTATTGAAGTAGAACAGTCGTTACCGGCTGCCGGACAAGGCGCGGTAGGCATTGAGTGCCGTGTTGATGATGAAGAAGTAAAAGCATTACTTGCTCCACTTTCAGATGCCACCACGACGACTTGTGTTTTAGCTGAGCGTGCAATGAATACCCGCTTACAAGGCGGCTGCCAAGTACCAATCGGTGGTTATGCTATTGAGCAAGATGGTGAAGTTTTCTTACGAGCACTCGTCGGAGAAACTGATGGCTCTGCGATTATTCGTGCGGAAGGTAAAAGTGCGGTTGAAAATGCCGAAGCATTAGGCGTGACCATTGCTGAACAACTTCTAGCACAGGGCGCAGATAAGATTCTGGCGAAGATTTACTCAGCATAG